One genomic segment of Podarcis raffonei isolate rPodRaf1 chromosome 7, rPodRaf1.pri, whole genome shotgun sequence includes these proteins:
- the TERT gene encoding telomerase reverse transcriptase isoform X3: MARPRRCRAVRALLRSCYAELLPLEALVRRLQAAAPPGAPPQPLLQDGDPKDYRALVERCLVGRAAGARAPPPLLTFQQVSSQEDVVARVVQRICEKKKKNVLAFGYGPLNENNRHLPCMPNICSYQRNSTTESIRQSVLWEIVLSRVGDDIMMYILEHCSLFMLVPPSCCYQICGQPIYELALRSAKTSPEFFRQRYPRPAPSILSSYLRGRLRPCGKYLAKANGGRWNSRKQRWRRSQEAVGGDSQQPLKVQRAARLSSTANELVTRSSDYLEDQPGPKHCLCLTAPPRKRKWEDCYEISAKRKKTTQTDEGLGEETRNPVPTERKKQIILDGGGDASRGCVRPISEEQVVFVKPVAQRSELGAQTSDCTAPDNPEVFSCGPAQSTESKTLCGSSTKTKPRTSVPKVEPSIFDYCSVKLVNASATDRGLRTSKPAQEFSDRISAPAVQIERRSLLYSCRQLKERLPKSFVLNRLKGYPAGGLRLVEAIFLNSKIPKQPGESSLPGYNRKKKRLPKRYWQMRGVFQELLRNHTKCPYLTVLRNNCPIWELDKIGPGSCEQNVCREGQSLPKTWQANATENCPRRISGVLGPFSGASCRSFEKAELHQKGTEMRAPQVSPSSDVTVFLKQHSSHWQVYTFVRGCLETVVPAGLWGSNHNKCRFYKNVKQFISLGKFSTFSLRELMWKMRVNDCAWLRLTKELRRFVPASEHRFREDLMSKFLYWLMNSFVAELLRSFFYITETMFQKNMLFYFRKAVWRKLQRIGIRSHLAKVQLRALSKEEIEILQQKKCVPLASKLRFIPKANGLRPVVNLNDVVGAEAFCRKSRDQKVQYFNKQLKNLFSVLSYESTKNPILLGSSVFGKDDTYAIWKKFVLKVLESNSEMLRFYFVKADVTGAYDTIPHNKLIEVISQVLALERETSYNIRRYAVIMRTRNGLKRICYRRHVSVSSEFKPDMKQFLCHLQESTSLRNAVIVEQGVSLRENKSSLYEFFLQLIHHSILKIEKRYYAQRCGIPQGCTLSTLLCNLCYGDMEDKLLRGVQRDGVLMRLTDDFLLATPHLTEAKAFLRTLAMGVPEYGFVINPGKTVVNFPVDKDIPGCSAFKQLPARTVIPWCGLLIDTQTLEVYCDYSRYACTSIRSSLSFNSSNKAGVSMRNKLLVVLQLKCHSLFLDLQINSLRTVCINIFKILLLQAYRFHACALLLPFNQQVRNNPSFFLAIISDTASCCFSLLKAKNADIPFSPAGGSAPLTYKDVQWLCYRAFSVKLGNHRVIYKCLLVPLQQCEIQLLRQIPEASVQLLKEVTEPSLYEDFRAILD, encoded by the exons ATGGCGCGCCCTCGGCGCTGCCGGGCGGTGCGGGCGCTGCTGCGGAGCTGCTACGCGGAGCTGCTGCCGCTGGAAGCCTTGGTCCGGCGCCTGCAGGCGGCCGCTCCCCCGGGAGCCCCGCCTCAGCCTCTGCTGCAAGACGGCGACCCCAAAGACTACCGCGCCTTGGTGGAGCGGTGCCTCGTGGGGCGGGCGGCCGGGGCCAGGGCTCCTCCTCCGCTGCTCACCTTTCAGCag GTTTCCAGTCAGGAGGATGTCGTGGCAAGAGTCGTTCAGAGAAtctgtgaaaagaagaaaaagaatgtcCTGGCGTTTGGCTACGGACCCTTGAATGAGAATAACCGCCATCTTCCCTGCATGCCAAATATCTGCAGCTACCAGCGTAATAGCACAACAGAATCCATTCGCCAAAGTGTTCTCTGGGAAATAGTCCTGAGCAGAGTTGGAGATGATATCATGATGTACATACTGGAACACTGTTCTCTCTTCATGCTTGTGCCTCCCAGTTGCTGTTACCAAATTTGCGGCCAACCCATCTACGAACTTGCTTTAAGAAGCGCAAAAACCTCTCCTGAGTTCTTCAGGCAGAGATATCCCAGGCCGGCACCCAGCATCTTATCTAGCTACCTGCGAGGAAGGCTTCGGCCTTGTGGGAAATACCTCGCGAAGGCAAACGGGGGGAGATGGAACTCTAGGAAGCAAAGATGGCGCAGATCACAAGAAGCTGTAGGCGGTGACTCCCAGCAGCCTTTGAAGGTTCAGAGAGCTGCCAGGCTGAGCTCTACAGCAAATGAACTGGTTACAAGGTCCAGTGACTACCTAGAGGACCAGCCAGGCCCCAAACACTGCCTGTGTTTAACAGCACCGCCTCGTAAAAGGAAATGGGAGGACTGTTATGAAATTAGCGCTAAGAGAAAGAAAACCACACAGACGGACGAGGGGCTGGGAGAAGAAACAAGAAACCCAGTTCCCACTGAACGCAAAAAACAAATAATTCTGGATGGTGGGGGGGATGCATCTAGAGGGTGTGTAAGGCCAATTTCAGAGGAACAGGTAGTTTTCGTAAAGCCTGTTGCTCAGAGAAGTGAACTTGGAGCACAAACCTCGGATTGCACAGCTCCTGATAATCCAGAAGTTTTTTCGTGTGGTCCTGCACAAAGTACGGAGAGCAAAACACTGTGTGGATCTAGTACCAAAACAAAACCTCGCACTTCGGTGCCAAAGGTAGAACCTAGCATTTTTGATTATTGCTCAGTAAAGCTTGTGAACGCCTCTGCTACAGACAGAGGCCTAAGAACATCCAAACCAGCTCAGGAGTTTTCTGATAGGATTTCTGCTCCTGCCGTGCAGATTGAAAGACGCTCTCTCTTGTATTCTTGCCGCCAGCTGAAAGAGCGTCTACCTAAATCATTTGTGCTGAACCGCTTAAAGGGCTATCCGGCAGGCGGCTTGCGGCTTGTGGAAGCCATATTTTTGAACAGCAAGATTCCAAAGCAGCCGGGCGAATCAAGTCTTCCAGGTTACAATAGGAAAAAGAAGCGACTTCCAAAACGCTACTGGCAGATGAGAGGCGTCTTCCAGGAACTGTTGCGGAACCACACAAAGTGTCCTTACCTAACAGTGTTAAGAAATAATTGTCCCATTTGGGAGTTGGACAAAATTGGCCCAGGAAGTTGCGAGCAAAACGTCTGTCGAGAGGGTCAAAGCTTGCCAAAGACATGGCAGGCGAACGCCACAGAAAATTGCCCAAGAAGGATATCGGGTGTTTTAGGTCCATTCTCAGGTGCTTCCTGTAGAAGCTTTGAAAAAGCTGAGTTGCATCAAAAAGGAACTGAAATGCGAGCTCCCCAAGTCTCCCCCAGTTCTGACGTCACAGTGTTCCTTAAGCAACATAGCAGCCACTGGCAAGTGTACACTTTTGTGAGGGGCTGTCTGGAGACAGTGGTCCCTGCTGGGCTCTGGGGTTCTAACCATAACAAATGCCGCTTCTACAAGAATGTAAAGCAGTTTATCTCTCTGGGGAAGTTTTCCACGTTTTCGTTACGGGAGCTGATGTGGAAAATGAGAGTCAACGATTGCGCTTGGCTTCGTCTGACCAAAG AACTCAGGCGTTTTGTTCCTGCCTCCGAACACCGTTTCCGTGAAGATCTGATGTCCAAATTCCTGTACTGGCTGATGAACTCCTTCGTTGCAGAACTGCTGCGCTCCTTCTTTTATATCACGGAGACTATGTTTCAAAAGAACATGCTTTTTTACTTCAGAAAGGCTGTTTGGAGGAAGTTGCAGAGGATTGGCATTAG AAGTCATCTGGCCAAAGTGCAGCTTCGTGCCTTATCAAAGGAGGAGATTGAAATTCTGCAGCAGAAAAAGTGTGTCCCCCTGGCATCGAAACTCCGGTTCATCCCCAAAGCGAATGGGCTGCGTCCCGTGGTCAACCTGAATGATGTTGTAGGTGCTGAAGCATTCTGTAGAAAGAGCAGAGACCAAAAG GTTCAGTACTTCAACAAACAACTTAAAAACTTATTTAGTGTCCTTAGTTATGAAAGCACCAAGAACCCAATTTTGCTTGGCTCTTCTGTGTTCGGAAAAGATGATACTTACGCAATATGGAAGAAGTTTGTTTTGAAGGTTTTAGAGTCAAACTCTGAAATGCTGAGATTCTACTTTGTGAAG GCTGATGTCACGGGAGCTTACGATACCATTCCCCATAATAAACTGATAGAAGTAATTTCACAAGTCCTCGCTCTGGAGAGAGAGACCAGTTACAACATACGCCGCTATGCAGTGATCATGAGGACCAGAAATGGACTTAAGAGAATATGCTACAGGAGACAT GTATCTGTTTCCAGTGAGTTTAAGCCTGATATGAAACAGTTTCTGTGTCATCTTCAAGAGAGCACCTCACTGCGGAATGCAGTAATAGTTGAGCAG gGTGTCTCTTTGAGGGAAAACAAATCCAGCCTCTACGAGTTCTTCTTGCAGTTGATCCACCATAGCATTCTGAAAATTGAGAAGAG GTACTATGCCCAGCGCTGTGGAATCCCCCAGGGCTGCACCTTGTCAACCCTGCTATGCAACCTCTGCTATGGAGACATGGAGGACAAGTTGCTGCGTGGTGTGCAGAGAGATGG GGTGCTGATGCGATTGACAGATGACTTTTTGCTTGCCACGCCTCATTTGACAGAAGCAAAGGCATTTTTAAG GACTCTGGCCATGGGCGTTCCAGAATATGGCTTTGTTATAAACCCAGGAAAGACAGTAGTGAATTTTCCAGTTGATAAAGATATCCCGGGATGTTCAGCATTCAAACAATTACCAGCTCGCACTGTAATCCCATGGTGTGGATTGTTAATTGATACACAGACCCTTGAAGTTTATTGTGATTACTCCAG ATACGCCTGCACATCTATCAGGTCAAGCCTCTCTTTCAACTCGAGCAACAAAGCCGGTGTCAGCATGAGAAATAAACTGCTAGTAGTCCTGCAGCTGAAATGCCACAGTTTATTTTTAGATTTACAG ATCAATAGCCTCAGGACTGTCTGTATTAATATCTTCAAGATCCTTCTGCTGCAAGCCTACAG GTTTCATGCGTGTGCCCTCCTGCTTCCTTTTAACCAACAAGTTAGAAATAATCCCAGTTTCTTCCTGGCGATAATCTCTGACACTGCCTCATGTTGCTTCTCTCTACTAAAAGCCAAAAATGCAG ATATACCTTTTTCTCCTGCTGGTGGTTCAGCGCCGCTTACATACAAAGATGTGCAATGGCTCTGCTATCGTGCCTTCAGTGTGAAATTAGGAAATCACAGAGTTATTTACAAATGTCTTCTTGTACCACTCCAACAAT